The Puntigrus tetrazona isolate hp1 chromosome 4, ASM1883169v1, whole genome shotgun sequence genome includes a window with the following:
- the uhrf1bp1l gene encoding UHRF1-binding protein 1-like isoform X5, with the protein MAGLIKKQILKHLSRFAKNLSPDKINLSTLKGEGQLTNLELDEEVLQNMLDLPTWLAINKVFCNKAAIRIPWTKLKTNPITLSLDKVVMEMSTCDEPRPPNGPSPIATASGQSEYGFAEKVVEGISLSINSIVIRISAKAFNASFELSQLQVYSVNTSWTPGDLRYTRILDPTRGEILTFKEVSWQMIRIEADAIQNTEHEVVSAPIRLITNQSKIRVTLKRRMKDCNVIASKLILILDDLLWVLTDSQLKAMVQYAKSLSEAMEKSAAQRKSMAPDTTQVTQAPPSAQQVRTQQASATADQSASMARLFNSYDVRETSHHLQITHLDLHICDDTNAKDRGINKRLDGGAMQLSFSSISVDYYPYHKAGESCMHWMHYGEATKSRENWARCLLDEFKSNVEMLKNAVSGQTQSSPQHGKISTSSSTSFSPPPAPRTQLMSSSIVLRMADFSIYQVSTADQSRSSPQSMISCNKKSLYLPQEMPAIHAEFTEYYFPDGKDYPIPCANLYVQLNALQLVLDSRSLVWLNLFALDLRQSLEQFMELYKLNDSQKPDEHVDIRVDGLMLKLVIPADQEKTQPDQPRSVSVQTSEMVATNTRHSSGCTRSSLEALLQAFQEQPFFTSLCSSFPCSQNSSSVLHSVFQRHAHEQDTRVHDVYRGLAPPSLSTNALKTPAATDLWAVHFSQFWVDYEGSRSGRGRPTPCVDSFPLTLWVCHPARYTQHHERLRAGSGLLPRSESAEIASRLQRKKLLKEYYTTDASPSNMPSNGLHKPHSLDGLFSDSSSSLSIASSSSSNEVDLQMLVHVQKHLSAQVSHGQYVFLLRLQNAVKSLQRTLQQDLEQYGSKRQGPTQPFSACVGVLMKSAEVALLLKPIPQPDSNTSPLDSDVSPSESRATLEAGSEASEGHERPSAAGEGTQNVDQLLCAGTHAINASPLLPSPSPALRKASVDERNSMVSGGRVPSEEKKDLRETSPNGEGHRTEAKGQQSETSQGGTMVVDHISDNSSREWNDKSQGGRLPQSMSRKGSLSVVSDLLTSTHSRSTSLYSMSNIGRLMQGKSQSSFSVSYKNMKKSPSLQSLDDLSIDSYSLEDCDSYSLLERDDVSISGFKEVLNERISTEGSNVTLAQEADEAQSPDAISAASQSIDEPTKDLVSVLVLKIHSVCCSLDLKGDDTAVALEVGRIRPNQLGNVSLRQYLSNRSLGLVSTASVTQSGEGSGSGSDPSAVLLNPEVQVRLESGPGAAVHSPLAEQNGFLQCRLQAFSADFLMTSLRNLALFLEDDSASQVLPMEITIKDTHVNLKDDGPRDNVSEPEATPIAVHIHNLLIHRQDDGSFSIGGAERAADSKLQKAGPVNDSRLSSVPEVPVGVACEPKATQTAPLSPTSPTPSSREQLLVEENECLKLELSKAKMALAEAQMEKDSLQHQMKTLKLTGGGSNS; encoded by the exons ATCCCATGGACCAAGCTGAAGACTAATCCAATCACTTTG TCTTTGGATAAAGTCGTCATGGAGATGAGCACCTGTGACGAGCCTCGCCCTCCCAACGGCCCATCACCCATTGCAACAGCCTCGGGTCAAAG TGAATATGGTTTTGCGGAGAAGGTCGTGGAGggcatctctctctccattaACTCCATAGTAATTCGCATCAGCGCCAAAGCCTTTAACGCCTCCTTTGAGCTCTCGCAGCTCCAGGTATACAGCGTTAACACCAGCTGGACCCCCGGTGACCTCCGATACACACGCATCCTGGACCCCACACGCGGAGAG ATCCTGACGTTCAAGGAAGTGAGCTGGCAGATGATCAGGATTGAAGCGGATGCCATCCAGAACACAGAACATGAGGTCGTCAGCGCACCCATACGCCTCATCACCAACCAGTCAAAGATCAGAGTCACTTTAAAAAGGAGG ATGAAGGACTGTAATGTTATTGCATCAAAGCTGATTCTAATCCTGGATGACCTGCTGTGGGTGCTGACGGACTCTCAGCTCAAGGCCATGGTGCAGTACGCCAAGTCTCTAAGTGAAGCCATGGAGAAATCAGCCGCGCAGAGGAAGAGCATGGCCCCCGACACCACACAG gtaaCACAGGCGCCCCCCTCAGCCCAGCAGGTGCGCACACAGCAGGCTTCAGCCACAGCAGATCAGAGCGCTTCTATGGCACGACTTTTTAACTCCTATGATGTTCGTGAGACCTCACACCACCTTCAAATCACACATCTAGACCTGCATATATGTGACGACACCAACGCCAAGGACAGAG GAATTAATAAGAGATTAGATGGTGGTGCAATGCAGTTGTCCTTCAGCTCTATCAGCGTCGATTATTATCCCTACCACAAAGCCG gtgaAAGCTGTATGCACTGGATGCATTACGGCGAGGCCACAAAGTCTCGTGAGAACTGGGCCCGTTGTCTCCTGGACGAGTTTAAGTCTAATgtggaaatgttaaaaaatgcagtCAGTGGCCAGACCCAGAGCTCCCCTCAGCACG GAAAGATCTCCACCAGCTCCAGCACTTCCTTCTCGCCCCCACCTGCACCGAGAACCCAACTCATGTCCAGCTCAATTGTGCTACGGATGGCAGATTTCAGCATCTATCAG GTGTCTACAGCAGACCAGTCACGCTCAAGTCCTCAAAGCATGATCTCCTGCAATAAAAAGTCCCTCTACCTCCCCCAAGAGATGCCGGCTATCCATGCTGAATTTACAGAATACTACTTCCCAGATGGCAAAGACTATCCTA TCCCTTGTGCCAACCTGTATGTGCAGTTGAACGCTCTACAGCTGGTGCTTGACTCTCGCAGTCTTGTTTGGCTCAATCTATTTGCGCTGGACCTTCGTCAAAGCTTAGAGCAATTTATGGAGCTGTACAAACTCAATGACTCGCAGAAACCTGACGAGCATGTAGATATCAGAGTGGACGGACTCATGCTGAAG CTGGTGATCCCTGCAGACCAGGAAAAGACTCAGCCTGACCAGCCTCGCTCAGTTTCAGTACAGACCTCGGAGATGGTAGCCACTAACACGCGTCACTCTTCCGGGTGTACTCGGTCAAGTCTGGAAGCCCTCCTGCAGGCCTTCCAGGAGCAACCCTTCTTCACGTCCCTCTGTTCCTCTTTTCCATGTTCCCAAAACTCCTCCTCTGTGCTGCATTCTGTCTTCCAGCGGCACGCTCATGAGCAGGACACGCGTGTTCATGATGTGTACCGGGGCCTTGCTCCGCCATCTCTCTCCACCAATGCTCTCAAAACACCAGCAGCCACTGACTTGTGGGCCGTGCATTTTTCCCAGTTCTGGGTGGACTATGAGGGCTCCCGCAGTGGACGAGGTCGCCCGACACCTTGTGTGGACTCCTTTCCTCTGACTCTTTGGGTATGCCACCCTGCCCGATACACTCAGCACCACGAGAGGCTCAGAGCAGGTTCAGGCCTGTTGCCTCGCAGCGAGTCAGCAGAAATAGCCAGTCGTCTGCAGAGAAAGAAGCTTCTAAAGGAGTACTACACCACTGATGCATCTCCCAGCAACATGCCAAGCAATGGCCTCCACAAACCACACTCTCTGGATGGCCTGTTCAGCGACTCCTCTTCATCTCTTTCCATTgcttcctcatcctcttccaACGAAGTAGACTTGCAGATGCTTGTGCACGTTCAGAAGCACCTGAGTGCTCAGGTGAGCCACGGGCAGTATGTGTTCCTGCTCAGACTGCAAAATGCTGTGAAATCTCTGCAGCGCACTTTACAGCAAGATCTGGAGCAGTACGGCTCCAAGCGCCAGGGTCCCACGCAACCCTTCAGCGCCTGCGTGGGTGTGCTCATGAAAAGTGCTGAAGTTGCGCTACTCTTAAAGCCCATTCCCCAACCAGATTCAAACACCAGCCCCCTGGACTCGGACGTATCCCCTTCGGAAAGCAGGGCCACTCTTGAAGCCGGGAGTGAGGCGAGCGAAGGGCACGAGAGGCCCTCGGCTGCAGGAGAGGGTACTCAAAACGTGGATCAACTCCTTTGTGCAGGGACGCATGCCATCAACGCATCTCCTCTCCTTCCTTCCCCATCTCCTGCTCTGAGAAAGGCGTCTGTTGATGAGAGGAATAGCATGGTATCTGGAGGGAGGGTGCCATCCGAGGAGAAGAAGGACTTGAGAGAAACATCTCCCAATGGAGAGGGCCACAGAACTGAAGCCAAAGGGCAGCAGAGTGAAACCTCACAAGGTGGAACCATGGTAGTAGATCACATTTCTGACAATTCCTCCAGGGAATGGAACGACAAGAGTCAGGGAGGCAGGCTACCTCAGTCCATGTCCAG GAAAGGCAGTTTATCAGTGGTCTCTGACCTCTTAACTTCCACGCACAGCAGGTCTACCTCCTTATATTCCATGTCCAACAT TGGTCGTTTGATGCAGGGCAAATCACAGTCAAGTTTCTCAGTGTCTTATAAGAACATGAAGAAAAGCCCTTCGCTACAGTCTCTGGATGATCTCTCCATAGACAGTTACTCACTAGAGGATTGTGACAGCTACAGCCTACTGGAGAGAG atGACGTATCGATCTCTGGTTTTAAGGAGGTTTTAAATGAGCGGATTTCCACAGAAGGGTCTAATGTGACTCTCGCTCAGGAGGCAGATGAGGCCCAATCACCTGACGCCATCAGCGCTGCCTCGCAGAGCATAGATGAACCCACGAAAGACCTT GTGTCTGTGCTGGTTTTGAAGATTCACTCGGTCTGCTGTTCTCTGGATCTGAAGGGTGATGATACAGCAGTTGCTCTGGAGGTGGGACGGATCCGACCCAACCAGCTCGGCAACGTCAGTTTGCGGCAGTATCTTAGCAACCGCAGCCTGG GTTTAGTGTCTACAGCGTCAGTCACTCAAAGTGGTGAAG GCTCTGGGTCAGGGTCGGACCCCAGCGCAGTGTTATTAAATCCAGAGGTGCAGGTGAGGCTTGAAAGCGGCCCGGGAGCTGCGGTTCACTCTCCTCTGGCCGAACAGAATGGCTTCCTCCAGTGCCGACTGCAGGCCTTCAGTGCCGACTTCCTCATGACGTCCCTGCGGAACCTCGCTCTCTTCCTGGAGGATGACTCCGCCTCCCAGGTTCTCCCCATGGAGATCACCATCAAAGATACGCACGTCAATCTCAAG GATGATGGTCCCCGTGACAATGTGTCAGAGCCCGAGGCCACGCCCATCGCCGTTCATATTCATAATCTTCTTATTCATCGCCAAGACGACGGCTCATTCAGCATCGGAGGAG CTGAGCGCGCAGCGGACTCGAAGCTTCAGAAGGCGGGGCCTGTGAATGACAGCAGGCTCAGTTCTGTCCCTGAAGTTCCTGTAGGTGTGGCCTGTGAGCCGAAAGCCACTCAGACTGCACCTCTGTCACCCACAAGCCCCACCCCCTCAAGTAGAGAACAG CTGCTCGTGGAGGAGAATGAATGCTTGAAACTGGAGCTCTCCAAAGCCAAGATGGCGCTAGCGGAAGCCCAGATGGAGAAAGACTCTCTCCAGCATCAAATGAAGACCCTCAAACTCACCGGCGGGGGCAGCAACAGCTAG